In Micromonospora sp. LH3U1, one genomic interval encodes:
- a CDS encoding calcium-binding protein: protein MRTRASAAAVLAALLLSGGLVGGGGVAAHADPDANPCATTDGDPIMGTDGDDILYGGSGPDEIYGLGGNDTIYGGGGVDTIRGGAGDDTIFGQGCGDIIVGGADDDLLAGLEGNDVLSGANGADLLIGQTSGIIWGVVAGDTLDGGSGADTCADDSSTDPNDIFYKYVMTDAGNENLYSC from the coding sequence ATGCGTACCCGAGCGTCGGCGGCGGCGGTGCTGGCCGCCCTACTGCTCAGCGGCGGTCTGGTCGGCGGCGGTGGCGTCGCGGCGCACGCCGATCCGGACGCGAATCCGTGCGCCACCACCGACGGCGACCCGATCATGGGCACCGACGGTGACGACATCCTGTACGGCGGCAGCGGACCCGACGAGATCTACGGGCTCGGCGGCAACGACACCATCTACGGTGGCGGTGGCGTCGACACGATCCGCGGCGGCGCCGGCGACGACACCATATTCGGTCAGGGCTGCGGGGACATCATCGTCGGCGGCGCCGACGATGACCTGCTGGCCGGCCTCGAAGGCAACGATGTCCTCTCCGGTGCCAACGGCGCCGACCTGCTGATCGGGCAGACGAGCGGCATCATCTGGGGTGTCGTCGCCGGCGACACCCTCGACGGGGGGTCCGGGGCGGACACCTGCGCGGACGACAGCAGCACCGACCCCAACGACATCTTCTACAAGTACGTGATGACCGACGCGGGCAACGAGAACCTCTACAGCTGCTGA
- a CDS encoding MFS transporter yields MAETVTPTVDDTPPPASTRRERSGWYIYDWANSAFQTTVITVFLGPFLTTVAELNAGCELGADTCDGFVYPLGIKVAAGSYYPYLISLSVFLTVFVLPVIGAIADRSAHKKRLLGGAAFTGAGATIAMAFVTGDRYLLGGALFLIANISFGAAIVVYNSFLPQLGGPDERDGISSRGWALGYLGGGLLLALNLVVITLLDEGDNPQRTLDLARWSIVSAGVWWAAFTLVPLRWLRERPSVAALAGGGNVLTDGFRQLGRTMREIKAYPLTLYFLLAFLVYNDGIQTVITLASQYGTEELRLEQSTLIVTILLVQFLAFGGALSLGALAKRIGAWKTVLLSLVLWTGVIIAAFRLPAEAPVPFMVLGAAIGLVLGGSQALSRSLFSQLIPAGKEGEYYGFYEISDKGTSWLGPLAFGLVFQLTSSYRVGLVSLLIFFVVGFLLLAAVPIRRAIVAAGNTPPRVL; encoded by the coding sequence ATGGCCGAGACCGTCACCCCCACGGTGGACGACACCCCGCCTCCGGCGAGCACTCGCCGCGAGCGCAGCGGCTGGTACATCTACGACTGGGCCAACTCCGCGTTCCAGACCACCGTCATCACGGTGTTCCTCGGCCCGTTCCTCACCACCGTCGCCGAGCTGAACGCCGGCTGCGAGCTGGGCGCGGACACCTGCGACGGGTTCGTGTACCCGCTGGGCATCAAGGTCGCGGCCGGGTCCTACTACCCGTACCTGATTTCACTGTCGGTTTTCCTCACCGTGTTCGTGCTGCCGGTCATCGGGGCGATCGCCGACCGGTCGGCGCACAAGAAGCGGCTGCTCGGCGGCGCCGCGTTCACCGGTGCCGGCGCCACCATCGCGATGGCCTTCGTCACCGGCGACCGCTACCTGCTCGGCGGGGCGCTCTTCCTGATCGCCAACATCTCCTTCGGCGCCGCGATCGTGGTCTACAACTCGTTCCTGCCGCAGCTCGGCGGCCCCGACGAACGCGACGGCATCTCCAGCCGCGGCTGGGCGCTGGGCTACCTCGGCGGTGGTCTGCTGCTGGCGCTCAACCTCGTCGTGATCACCCTGCTCGACGAGGGTGACAACCCGCAACGCACCCTGGACCTGGCCCGCTGGTCGATCGTGTCCGCCGGAGTGTGGTGGGCGGCGTTCACGCTGGTGCCGCTGCGCTGGTTGCGCGAGCGCCCCAGCGTCGCGGCCCTGGCCGGCGGAGGCAACGTGCTCACCGACGGGTTCCGCCAACTCGGCCGCACCATGCGGGAGATCAAGGCGTACCCGCTGACGCTGTACTTCCTGCTCGCCTTCCTGGTCTACAACGACGGCATCCAGACCGTCATCACCCTGGCCAGCCAGTACGGCACCGAGGAACTGCGCCTGGAGCAGAGCACCCTGATCGTCACCATCCTGCTGGTGCAGTTCCTCGCCTTCGGCGGCGCGTTGAGCCTGGGCGCGCTGGCCAAGCGCATCGGCGCCTGGAAGACCGTTCTGCTCAGCCTGGTGCTCTGGACCGGCGTGATCATCGCCGCGTTCCGGCTGCCCGCCGAGGCCCCGGTGCCGTTCATGGTCCTCGGCGCGGCCATCGGCCTGGTCCTCGGCGGCAGCCAGGCCCTGAGCCGGTCGCTGTTCAGCCAGCTCATCCCGGCCGGGAAGGAAGGCGAGTACTACGGCTTCTACGAGATCAGCGACAAGGGCACCAGCTGGTTGGGCCCGCTCGCCTTCGGCCTGGTGTTCCAGCTCACCTCCTCCTACCGGGTGGGCCTGGTCTCACTGCTGATCTTCTTCGTGGTCGGTTTCCTGCTCCTCGCCGCTGTGCCGATCCGACGTGCCATCGTCGCGGCAGGCAACACGCCACCCCGGGTGCTCTGA
- a CDS encoding AfsR/SARP family transcriptional regulator has translation MVVDAESLLADVPQAERLARDGDPARAREMLAEVDAAYRGDAFADEPYADWADGLREQTRSVWLRALRELARLYRRDGDADRAATTLVRLLDADSYDEWAHRALVGTLVGAGRHGEARRAFDRWAGAMRSIDAPSPDPAVLRRRAGQQL, from the coding sequence GTGGTCGTCGACGCGGAGAGCCTGCTCGCTGACGTCCCGCAGGCCGAGCGCCTCGCCCGTGACGGTGACCCGGCGCGAGCCCGCGAGATGCTCGCCGAGGTGGACGCGGCCTACCGGGGGGACGCCTTCGCCGACGAGCCCTACGCGGACTGGGCCGACGGGTTGCGGGAACAGACCCGCTCGGTGTGGTTGCGGGCGCTACGCGAGCTTGCCCGCCTGTACCGGCGCGACGGTGACGCCGACCGGGCCGCCACCACCCTGGTCCGGCTGCTCGACGCCGACTCCTACGACGAGTGGGCGCACCGCGCGCTGGTCGGGACGCTGGTCGGCGCCGGCCGGCACGGGGAGGCCCGGCGGGCGTTCGACCGGTGGGCCGGGGCGATGCGCTCGATCGACGCACCGTCCCCGGACCCGGCCGTGCTGCGCAGGCGGGCCGGTCAGCAGCTGTAG
- a CDS encoding thymidine kinase: MTDDAATPPTCLAHPFPGQPHAPAGCAAARGLDGRPVHAAALKFFWGPMDCGKSTMALQMNYNHARQGRRGLVTTRIDRSLGPQVTTRIGLAHEAIEVTDDLDLRALVRGRWADGVRVDYLICDEACFYTVEHVEQMAELVDSYDVDVFAFGLATDFRSRLFPATQRLLELADEVARIQVEVLCWCGREGLLNARVVDGRVVREGAQVVIGDTVDTAEVRYQVLCRRHYRSGDLGPANTGR, from the coding sequence GTGACTGACGACGCCGCCACTCCCCCGACCTGCCTGGCCCACCCGTTCCCCGGCCAGCCGCACGCTCCGGCGGGGTGCGCGGCGGCGCGCGGGCTCGACGGGCGTCCGGTGCACGCGGCGGCGTTGAAGTTCTTCTGGGGGCCGATGGACTGCGGCAAGTCCACGATGGCGCTGCAGATGAACTACAACCACGCCCGGCAGGGCCGTCGTGGGCTGGTCACCACCCGTATCGACCGGTCGCTGGGCCCACAGGTCACCACCCGCATCGGGCTGGCCCACGAGGCCATCGAGGTCACCGACGACCTGGACCTGCGGGCCCTGGTCCGCGGCCGGTGGGCCGACGGGGTACGCGTCGACTACCTGATCTGCGACGAGGCGTGCTTCTACACCGTGGAACACGTCGAGCAGATGGCCGAGCTGGTCGACAGCTACGACGTCGACGTGTTCGCGTTCGGCCTGGCCACGGACTTCCGGTCCCGCCTGTTCCCCGCCACGCAGCGCCTGCTCGAACTGGCCGACGAGGTGGCCCGCATCCAGGTCGAGGTGCTCTGCTGGTGCGGCCGGGAAGGGCTGCTCAACGCGCGCGTCGTCGACGGACGGGTCGTCCGCGAGGGTGCGCAGGTCGTCATCGGCGACACCGTGGACACCGCCGAGGTGCGCTACCAGGTGCTGTGCCGCCGGCACTACCGCAGCGGCGACCTCGGCCCGGCGAACACCGGCCGCTGA
- a CDS encoding glycerophosphodiester phosphodiesterase — MLTRPGFLDAPAPLAFAHRGGAAEGDENTTEAFARAIGLGYRYVETDVHATADGVAVIFHDPTLARLTGATGRIADLSWADLASVRVGGAAVVPRLDEVLGAWPQVRFNIDVKADGGVEPTVATVTRAGAADRVLLASFSDARLTRLRALTEGRVATSLGMRGVARLRLASLHGRPLRLPPSVVAAQVPPHYGRVPVVDRRFLAYCHWIGLQVHVWTIDGPDQMHDLLDRGVDGIMTDHVGVLRDVYRSRGHWAA; from the coding sequence GTGCTGACCCGACCCGGCTTCCTCGACGCGCCCGCGCCGCTGGCGTTCGCCCACCGTGGCGGCGCGGCCGAGGGCGACGAGAACACCACCGAGGCGTTCGCCCGGGCCATCGGGCTGGGCTACCGGTACGTGGAGACCGACGTGCACGCCACCGCGGACGGCGTGGCGGTGATCTTCCACGACCCGACGCTGGCCCGGCTCACCGGTGCGACGGGGCGCATCGCCGACCTGAGCTGGGCCGACCTCGCCTCGGTACGCGTCGGCGGCGCCGCCGTCGTACCCCGGCTCGACGAGGTGCTGGGCGCCTGGCCGCAGGTCCGCTTCAACATCGACGTGAAGGCCGACGGCGGCGTCGAGCCGACGGTCGCGACGGTGACCCGGGCCGGCGCCGCCGACCGGGTGCTGCTCGCCTCGTTCAGCGACGCCCGACTGACCCGACTGCGGGCGCTCACCGAGGGGAGGGTCGCCACCAGCCTCGGCATGCGCGGCGTCGCCCGGCTACGGCTCGCCTCCCTGCACGGGCGCCCCCTGCGGCTGCCCCCGTCGGTGGTCGCCGCGCAGGTGCCGCCGCACTACGGGCGGGTGCCGGTGGTGGACCGCCGATTCCTCGCCTACTGCCACTGGATCGGCTTGCAGGTGCACGTCTGGACGATCGACGGACCGGACCAGATGCACGACTTACTGGATCGTGGTGTGGATGGCATCATGACCGATCACGTCGGCGTGCTGCGCGACGTCTACCGCAGCCGCGGCCACTGGGCCGCCTGA
- a CDS encoding tetratricopeptide repeat protein — translation MATAQRTWPQRWLMLVAAAGYGKTTALETIGGDGPTACHRATDLIEVASLATSPPTGARPLARVAVDEVSALTDDDQLTLVRLLTALPGQPAVTLAARHPLADEALSACAVPVVERGPETLALSRDAVARILRDEHAVPDSDLAYLVYELTSGWPAWVHLAGDALGRQGVGRRELLAALTEPGTAGGHFARDEVLADLPPPVARLLGRVHDLDPVSAPLCVVVDGHATADATEEALRWSIRTGLLVAHPRRQTGRTPPTFHLVRVLAAVLAQQSGRPDAAGRHRLHAAADWYLTNAYPLAAARALHDAGDTGGCADLIARHGGEMLAGGGAPDVTELVSALPQTEQSADIRLIHGEALRMSGSVTQASRVFAPLLAQADRDRRWSARLLWRAAMVPYLRADYAGALAVLDLVGTQPTVTPPDSDDVLLLACRSSTLAQLGQVEDALTTGTRALAAAQQLNEDGPLAAAHIAAALTSSGTRRDGHLAEALAAAERAGDLVQQARVLVNQAHCLLREARYPSALATAVRAVRSAELAGPPGALVTALHNAGEALLRLGRYDEATLHFTRSTLVSQRLGLNRAAAGVYGIAEVSRRLGRREEALASFTEAVELARDVGDLQVLIPALVGLARLRCEGAGADLAAARAAADEAHRLAPAFLLSSALVAAGWVAYAGGDLGVARRRAAEAVGAARAGRQSDALAEALELTAAVAAEPAASRGALLEAGEIWRPRARVPPPNRPSSCWGASRVPTAHSGRRRRWPPTGWWRSGSRRSTGGSCPSRPPAVAPSRCGCSAGSRSSSVGGRSRCRRGGPGRPVRC, via the coding sequence ATGGCAACCGCGCAGCGGACCTGGCCACAGCGGTGGCTGATGCTGGTGGCCGCCGCCGGCTACGGCAAGACCACCGCCCTGGAGACCATCGGCGGGGACGGACCGACGGCCTGTCACCGGGCGACCGACCTGATCGAGGTGGCGTCGCTCGCCACCAGCCCACCGACGGGCGCGCGCCCGCTGGCCCGGGTCGCGGTGGACGAGGTGTCCGCGCTCACCGACGACGACCAACTGACCCTGGTTCGTCTGTTGACCGCGCTGCCGGGTCAGCCGGCGGTGACGCTGGCTGCCCGACATCCGCTGGCCGACGAGGCGCTGAGCGCCTGTGCCGTACCCGTCGTCGAGCGCGGGCCCGAAACCCTCGCGCTCAGCCGCGACGCGGTCGCCCGGATCCTGCGCGACGAGCACGCGGTGCCCGACAGCGACCTGGCCTACCTGGTGTACGAGCTGACCTCCGGCTGGCCAGCGTGGGTACACCTCGCCGGTGACGCCCTCGGCCGCCAGGGCGTCGGCCGGCGGGAGTTGCTCGCGGCCCTGACCGAGCCCGGCACCGCCGGTGGGCACTTCGCCCGCGATGAGGTCCTCGCCGACCTGCCCCCGCCTGTGGCGCGGCTGCTCGGTCGTGTCCACGACCTCGATCCGGTCAGCGCACCGCTGTGTGTGGTGGTCGACGGTCACGCCACGGCCGACGCCACCGAGGAGGCGCTGCGTTGGTCGATCCGCACCGGGCTGCTGGTCGCCCACCCCCGCCGACAGACCGGCCGTACGCCGCCGACGTTTCACCTGGTCCGGGTGCTCGCGGCGGTGTTGGCGCAGCAGTCGGGCCGGCCAGACGCCGCAGGGCGCCACCGGCTGCACGCCGCCGCCGACTGGTACCTGACCAACGCGTACCCGCTGGCGGCGGCCCGAGCCCTGCACGACGCCGGTGACACCGGCGGGTGCGCTGACCTGATCGCACGCCACGGCGGAGAGATGCTCGCTGGCGGCGGTGCGCCGGACGTCACCGAACTGGTCAGCGCGTTGCCGCAGACCGAACAGAGCGCCGACATCCGGCTGATCCACGGTGAGGCGCTGCGAATGTCCGGCTCGGTGACCCAGGCGTCACGGGTCTTCGCCCCGCTGCTGGCACAGGCGGACCGCGACCGTCGCTGGTCGGCGCGGCTGCTCTGGCGGGCGGCGATGGTGCCGTACCTGCGTGCCGACTATGCCGGTGCCCTGGCCGTGCTCGACCTGGTCGGTACACAGCCGACGGTTACCCCGCCCGACTCCGACGACGTGCTGTTGCTGGCCTGCCGCAGCAGCACCCTCGCCCAACTCGGCCAGGTCGAGGACGCCCTCACCACCGGGACCCGAGCGCTCGCCGCGGCGCAGCAGTTGAACGAGGACGGCCCCTTGGCGGCGGCGCACATCGCGGCCGCGCTGACCTCGTCCGGCACCCGCCGCGACGGGCACCTCGCCGAGGCCCTGGCAGCGGCGGAACGCGCGGGCGACCTGGTCCAGCAGGCGCGGGTCCTGGTCAACCAGGCGCACTGCCTGCTGCGGGAGGCCCGTTACCCGTCGGCGCTGGCCACCGCCGTGCGGGCCGTCCGCTCGGCGGAACTCGCCGGCCCGCCGGGAGCGCTGGTGACCGCTCTGCACAACGCCGGTGAGGCGCTGCTGCGGCTGGGGCGTTACGACGAGGCGACGCTGCACTTCACCCGATCCACGTTGGTCTCGCAACGGCTGGGGCTGAACCGGGCGGCGGCCGGGGTCTACGGGATCGCCGAGGTCAGCCGCCGCCTCGGCCGGCGGGAGGAGGCGCTGGCGTCCTTCACCGAGGCGGTGGAGCTGGCCCGCGACGTGGGAGACCTGCAGGTGCTCATTCCGGCGCTGGTCGGCCTGGCCCGGCTGCGGTGCGAGGGCGCGGGCGCCGACCTCGCGGCCGCCCGTGCCGCCGCCGACGAGGCGCACCGGCTGGCGCCGGCGTTCCTGCTCTCATCCGCGCTGGTCGCGGCGGGCTGGGTGGCGTACGCCGGGGGTGATCTGGGTGTGGCCCGGCGGCGGGCGGCCGAAGCGGTCGGTGCGGCCCGGGCCGGCCGGCAGTCCGACGCGTTGGCGGAGGCGTTGGAGCTCACCGCCGCGGTCGCCGCCGAGCCGGCCGCGAGCCGGGGCGCGTTGCTGGAGGCCGGCGAGATCTGGCGGCCGCGGGCGCGGGTCCCGCCGCCGAACAGACCGTCGTCCTGCTGGGGCGCATCCCGGGTGCCGACGGCGCACAGCGGTCGGCGGCGCAGGTGGCCGCCGACCGGCTGGTGGCGCTCGGGGTCGAGACGGTCGACGGGCGGCAGTTGTCCGAGCCGACCGCCGGCGGTGGCACCGTCGAGGTGCGGGTGCTCGGCCGGTTCGAGGTCATCGTCGGTGGGCGGGAGGTCCCGCTGCCGGCGTGGCGGTCCCGGCAGGCCCGTACGCTGCTGA
- a CDS encoding TetR/AcrR family transcriptional regulator, producing MSTVEMDTQDPKRTAVLTAAVGVFGRFGFQKTSVEAVAKAAGISRPGLYLMFPNKEQLYRATMQGVLERAQRAMEARLVDQSLSFDERIVAGLDALMGPYIDTQVARDLNELLENSEPRLGSMFHDYQERARATLSAYIADFAPPGLLDAELTADDVMDLLFSAALTWKSTSATRDDFRDRIRRSLQLIHRPAG from the coding sequence GTGAGCACTGTGGAGATGGATACCCAGGACCCGAAGCGCACCGCCGTCCTCACGGCGGCGGTCGGGGTGTTCGGGCGCTTCGGCTTCCAGAAGACGTCGGTCGAGGCGGTCGCCAAGGCGGCCGGCATCTCCCGACCGGGCCTGTACCTGATGTTCCCCAACAAGGAGCAGTTGTACCGCGCCACCATGCAGGGCGTCCTGGAGCGCGCCCAGCGAGCCATGGAGGCGCGCCTCGTCGACCAGTCGCTGAGCTTCGACGAGCGCATCGTGGCGGGGCTGGATGCGCTGATGGGCCCGTACATCGACACCCAGGTGGCCCGCGACCTCAACGAACTCCTGGAGAACAGCGAGCCCCGGCTGGGCTCGATGTTCCACGACTACCAGGAGCGGGCCCGGGCGACACTGAGCGCCTATATCGCCGATTTCGCCCCACCCGGCCTGCTCGACGCTGAGTTGACCGCGGACGACGTGATGGACCTCCTCTTCTCCGCCGCACTGACCTGGAAGTCGACCTCGGCCACCAGGGACGATTTTCGCGACCGGATCCGCCGCAGCCTCCAACTGATCCACCGCCCCGCGGGCTGA